Proteins co-encoded in one Bacillus paramycoides genomic window:
- the betA gene encoding collagen-like exosporium glycoprotein BetA, with amino-acid sequence MSEQYIILHGPALEPGLIGPTLPPIPPFTFPTGPTGITGPTGATGFTGIGITGPTGVTGPTGIGITGPTGVTGPTGIGITGPTGVTGPTGATGLGILPVFGTITSEVGIGFSAIVNTNVNFTIPGPASGTTLNPLNNSVTIDTTGVYSVSFSIVFVLQAISSSILNLTINDSIQFAIETRVGGGSGVSSTSARTDLLSLNQGDVLRVRIREASGDIIYSNASLVVIKVD; translated from the coding sequence ATGAGCGAACAATATATTATTTTACATGGACCTGCTCTTGAACCAGGTTTAATTGGTCCCACACTTCCACCAATTCCACCATTTACATTTCCGACCGGACCTACTGGAATCACAGGACCTACCGGTGCGACAGGTTTTACTGGAATTGGAATAACTGGGCCCACTGGGGTTACAGGACCTACCGGAATTGGAATAACTGGGCCCACTGGGGTTACAGGACCTACCGGAATTGGAATAACTGGGCCCACTGGGGTTACAGGACCTACCGGCGCAACTGGTTTAGGAATTCTTCCCGTATTTGGAACAATCACTTCTGAAGTAGGAATCGGTTTTTCAGCAATAGTTAATACAAATGTTAATTTTACAATTCCAGGACCTGCTAGTGGAACTACTCTAAATCCATTAAATAATTCTGTTACAATTGATACCACTGGCGTGTACTCTGTATCCTTTTCAATTGTATTTGTACTACAAGCTATATCGTCTAGTATATTAAATCTTACAATAAACGATTCTATTCAATTCGCAATTGAAACGCGAGTTGGTGGGGGTTCTGGGGTAAGCTCCACATCCGCCAGAACTGATTTACTATCTTTAAATCAAGGGGATGTTCTTCGAGTACGAATAAGAGAAGCTTCGGGTGACATTATATATTCCAATGCCTCTCTTGTTGTTATAAAGGTCGACTAG